A genomic stretch from Halanaerobiales bacterium includes:
- the purD gene encoding phosphoribosylamine--glycine ligase: MKVLVVGSGGREHALVWKIFQSELVDEIYAAPGNDGMIPLAERVDISADDIDSLANWVEENDIDLTVVGPEKPLVNGIVNEFQKRDLTIFGPNAKASQIEGSKVFAKDILRKYDIPTAEYEVFNSAEAALDYFKTCNYPIVVKAEGLAGGKGVVIATTVKEAEEAVEKIMEDRVFGDAGERIVVEDFLKGEEVSFLGLTDGENIVPLAPAQDHKAVFDGDEGPNTGGMGAYSPTPFVSEELEQEILDEILQPTIDAFRKEGIKYKGILYAGLMLTEMGPKVLEFNARLGDPETQVLLPRLKNDLVDLMLKVVDEDLEDVEVEVKDEAAVCVVLTSGGYPLSYKTDKEISGLDELNKYDNVFVFHAGTKKEGEKFLTDGGRVLGITVLEKGLFDAINETYEMVEKVHFEDVHYRTDIGFDAAQYE; the protein is encoded by the coding sequence ATGAAGGTTTTAGTTGTAGGAAGTGGTGGCCGGGAACATGCTCTTGTCTGGAAAATATTTCAGAGTGAATTAGTAGATGAAATATATGCAGCCCCAGGAAATGATGGGATGATTCCTTTAGCAGAAAGAGTTGATATTTCAGCAGATGATATTGATTCCCTGGCTAATTGGGTTGAAGAAAATGATATTGATCTAACTGTGGTTGGTCCAGAAAAACCATTAGTTAACGGAATAGTAAATGAATTTCAAAAAAGAGATTTAACAATTTTTGGTCCAAATGCAAAGGCATCTCAGATTGAAGGTAGTAAAGTTTTTGCTAAAGATATTTTGAGAAAATATGATATTCCAACTGCTGAATATGAAGTGTTTAATTCTGCAGAAGCTGCTTTAGATTATTTTAAAACCTGTAATTATCCTATTGTTGTAAAAGCTGAAGGACTTGCAGGCGGGAAAGGTGTCGTAATTGCTACTACTGTAAAAGAGGCTGAAGAAGCAGTTGAAAAAATTATGGAAGATAGAGTTTTTGGTGATGCTGGTGAAAGAATTGTAGTAGAAGATTTCTTAAAAGGAGAGGAAGTTTCTTTTCTGGGTTTAACTGATGGAGAAAACATTGTACCACTTGCTCCAGCTCAGGATCATAAAGCAGTTTTTGATGGAGATGAGGGTCCCAATACTGGTGGAATGGGAGCTTATTCACCTACTCCCTTTGTAAGTGAAGAATTAGAACAGGAAATTTTAGATGAAATACTTCAACCTACTATTGATGCTTTTAGAAAAGAGGGAATTAAATATAAAGGTATTTTATATGCAGGTCTTATGTTGACAGAAATGGGGCCAAAAGTACTTGAATTTAATGCCAGATTGGGTGATCCTGAAACTCAGGTTCTTTTACCCCGATTAAAAAATGATCTAGTAGATTTAATGTTAAAAGTTGTAGATGAAGATCTTGAAGATGTAGAAGTAGAGGTAAAAGATGAAGCAGCGGTTTGTGTTGTTTTGACTTCTGGAGGTTATCCTTTAAGTTATAAAACTGACAAAGAGATTAGCGGTTTAGATGAATTAAATAAATATGATAATGTTTTTGTCTTCCATGCTGGAACCAAAAAAGAAGGGGAAAAATTCTTAACAGATGGAGGAAGAGTTCTAGGGATTACGGTTTTAGAAAAAGGACTTTTTGATGCAATTAATGAAACTTATGAAATGGTAGAAAAAGTTCATTTCGAAGATGTACATTATAGAACAGATATTGGATTTGATGCTGCCCAATATGAATAA
- a CDS encoding adenylosuccinate synthetase: PVYQKFEGWDEDISKVREYENLPENAKKYIEKIEDMVDTRISIIGIGPGREEAIIKN; this comes from the coding sequence ACCAGTATATCAAAAATTTGAAGGTTGGGATGAAGATATATCTAAAGTTAGGGAATATGAAAATTTACCTGAAAATGCAAAAAAATATATAGAAAAAATTGAAGATATGGTTGATACCCGTATTTCTATTATAGGTATTGGCCCAGGACGAGAAGAAGCTATTATAAAAAATTAG